The Cryptomeria japonica chromosome 6, Sugi_1.0, whole genome shotgun sequence genomic interval AGCCTcctagataaaaaaaaaattaaggccTCTAAAAATTGTGTCTCCCACATTAGAAATATAAGCTCAACTAGTCGAGCAAAAAATGGTGAGGATGATAATAAGTGATATAGATGTCATCCATCATGGTTCAAATCTCCAGAGGCACGCTCTGGCAAGGTTTGACCCTTGGATGAATTTGATAGACTAGATCCCCTACACGTGGTTGCTTAACTAAATGCAACTCTTGGTTTAAATGTATGCTTACTCATATTATTGTAATATAATATATAAAGATTAATATGCCGACATCTATATAATCTAATTTGTTTCCATAAAAATATCTAAAACACATAAAATAATAATACGTATACAGATACATAATATCACATATATTCAAATTATTGAAATtgtaaaaataattaaaatctcatCCACTTACTAAGAAATGTTTGTATGTATTCTTTATCAACATTCATATCCACTAGCAACtggcttaaataattaaatgcaATTATTATTTGAATGCCACTCTCAATCTTATTTAAGTGCGAAATAAAAACGTtggtataataataataaaaataataataaaaacttaTCCTACAAGTACCTTAAACGGATTCATTCAATTTCTTTAGGTGTGGTTACATCGTAGTCAAATCTTGATAGACAACAGTGATAAGGCATGGCATTGTTTAGACAAATACAACCacaaaccaaaaacaaaaaaaatgcttGCCAAATGTCGAAATCCTCATTTTGAGGTCTAGTCACGTTAAACGGCATATATTTTCATTGAGAAATTCAAAGCCGAGTGGATATAaatgttcaattaaatccctttCCTTGTTTCCTTTCCAAAGATTATGCGTGGGAAAATGAGTGCCAGTTGTTCCCCTATCGTTTTCGTTTCCTACCCTTCACAAATACTTAAGTGGGCTGAAAAAAAAGCCCATAAATCTGGCATAAAAGGGACGGTAGAGAttcatttcaaagaatccaaaaaCTTGGGAACGCATCTACAACGCTAATGTACATCTAATATTTGAGTCAATCTAGGCACTTTTCTGCAAAAGTGGTTGTCCCTGTATGTAAAAATAGTACTTCTGAGCGTTATCTTTTTTTATGATGATTGACTGATGTGTTAACAGATGTTCAACAcaacaaattaaaattttaatcaacAGGACTAATATTGACAGGCACAACCGGGGTGCCGCCGGTCGAGATCCAAGGTCCTGCCCGTAGACTTTTACAGGCTAACCGGCAACATACGGTTCCCGGTTCCACACGTGCGATCCCATTGCTTATTGGTGAGGCAAAAAGGTAAAGCACTGGGCAAGGCCTTTTTGGTTTAGAGGGTGGGTAATTTGTTTCTTCGTTATTTGCTTTTGCCGTTCGATATTGCTAAGGGCCGTTGAGGAAATAGATGAGGATCCGCAGGCGTTTTTCCTCCATTTCTTCTGATAAAGCAGTCGCTTCTACTTGTACTGAAAGGGAGGAGGAGGAGCGGTGGAGGGGAGAGGAGTTTCTTCTGCCTCTCGCAGCGGCGGTGGTGGaagttggaggaggaggaggaggaggaggaggagaaggaggagaTGATGGAATTGGTGGGATTCACACCCGCCGCCCGCACAGCTGGAGGAATGTGCTTTTTCAATGCAACACACCAGACGAGGCAGTGCAGGTAGGTCTAAAACTCAGATCTTGTCTGTCTTTTCATAAAATTAGAATTATGAGATCTCTACAATCTATTTATTTATACACTTGttgtttctggattcgattgtatgGACAATTTTTATAAAATGTTTGTGCAGTTCCTCTTAGATTAGGCTACTAGGCCCTCCATTGTTGCATTGGATGGGAGAAATGGGAGGTTAGATAGGGCGTAAGGATAAAGCGGCGGGATAAGAAATGGGTACAAAAATAATCATGGATTATGTGCATGGCATGGAGGCGTTGTGGCAGAAGCACGGATTATTTCTCTTGTGCACACCGTCAAAGTACATTTGTGCCTGCCTGCCTGCCTTGTTACAAATGTCGTCCATGAGGATTACGGAATTTGGGAGTCGGGATATTATACCGAGTCGTATGTAGATGTTATCCTTGAATGGATTTCTGCCTTTCGGTCACTGCAGGTGCGAATTTTTCTGTGGGTGTCTAAAAAATGTAGGGATTGTGAGCCGACAAGAAATATGCTTGTGGGTTTACATTAGAATAATCATAGGCCCGAGCGATTTCGTTGCAAACATCCTCGCTACAGTTCTCATCTTTATTCTCTCTTATCTAATCCCATCTTCTTTAGAAGCCCAACAAACATAGTAGGTTCGAGCGTATGGTAGATTTTAGTTCTAACTGATTCATGAAAAGTGCAACTCAGAAGTCTGGGTTCTAATTGATCTATGAAAAGTTTAATATTTTGTAACGTAACCAAAATGATTTGAAATACTCCTTCTAGATCAATTTGGAAGAAAAGCCTATTACAGGTTTTAGTCATAACTGATCCATGAAAAGCTATCGCAGAAGTTTGAGTTCTAATTGATTCATAAACATTTTGTAGTGTAATTAGAATTGTTTAAATTGTGTCCTTCAGATCAGTCTGAAAAAAAAGCGCATCCAAGATTTGAGTCCTAATTGATTCAtgaaaagtgtatccaaaaagttTGAGTTCTAATTGATCTCTAAAAAGTTCAAGATGTTGTAGCATAATATCCAAGATTTGAGTCCTAATTGATTCATGAAAAGTACATCGAAGAAATTTGCGTTTTTAAGTGATCTGAAAAGTTCAACATTTTGTAACATAATATTCAAGATTTGAGTCTTATTTGATTCATCAAAAGTGTATCGAAAAAGTTTGAATTTTAAGTGATCTCTGAAAAATTCAACATTTTGTAGTATAACAAGAATGGTTTGAAATGCACCTTTTAAACCAATCAGAAAATTGCATAACAGATTTGAGTCCTAATTGATCTTAACAAAAATTTGAGTCCTAATTGATCCATGAAAATAGGCCCTTGAGCCCAGTCCAAAACCCTGACAGTGAATCCCCACGAAACAATAGAGGCATCTGCGTCTTCCAAGGGCATCTGAAAGCTTTAGGGGCGTGAAATactttctcatttcttctcaacCAGAAATGGGGAATAGAGAAATAGATTCCAGTGCACTCTAAAACACCTTGGGCCTTGTGTTGCGTTGTGCAGGTACGTGGGGGAGGCGACAAACCAAATTACGGATGGAATGGGATTATAAGGTAGTCCCCACACCGTTTCcgtttatttatttattccataCCAACAAACAGACCGATGATCAAGCACATTAGTCCGATTAATCGAATCCAAAGTTATCTTTCAGAAATCTGATATATGTTTGTGAATTTCTTCCTGGTAGAGGAAATCCAGAGGATAATCTCGGGCTTCTCCCAAGCGAAGGTATTTCTCTTCGTTTTAATCAAATCTCAGTTAAGCCCGGCCACTCGAAACCCGATATATTGAATGCATGCTGTAAAATCTTAGTTTCAGCTTGTGTTCTTGAGCAGGAAGCAGCGTCGAGCAAGAGATCACGCAGCTGGAATTGCCAAGATCCGGTGGGTCTGAAAAATGTTTAATGTGGGAGAAGAAAAAGAGTACGATCACGAAGAACACAAGCAAGCTGGAGTGCATTACAAAATGTCATGTCATAAGGCACATTAATGCAAGTGCAAAGGAGGAACGAAAGACAAAATGCAAAGCCCGTGGTGATGATGATAATGAGGAGAGGTATATGCATACAGGATCTCAGTGTAGGAGGAGGAATGGAAGGGGGTGGAGGTGCTCTCAGAGAACTCTTGTTGGGTATCATCTATGTGAACATCATCTTGGAAAGGGCAGATTGAAGAGCATTAACAGCACCATCATCAAGGGTGGTGGAAGTGGAATTTCAGTTTCAGTGAACAACAAAGGCACCAAATTCAAAGAATTGCACCTTATCCACGCTACTGCTGCTGTGTTTCAAAACGTCGA includes:
- the LOC131068670 gene encoding uncharacterized protein LOC131068670 — its product is MRIRRRFSSISSDKAVASTCTEREEEERWRGEEFLLPLAAAVVEVGGGGGGGGGEGGDDGIGGIHTRRPHSWRNVLFQCNTPDEAVQVRGGGDKPNYGWNGIIRGNPEDNLGLLPSEGSSVEQEITQLELPRSGGSEKCLMWEKKKSTITKNTSKLECITKCHVIRHINASAKEERKTKCKARGDDDNEERYMHTGSQCRRRNGRGWRCSQRTLVGYHLCEHHLGKGRLKSINSTIIKGGGSGISVSVNNKGTKFKELHLIHATAAVFQNVEPEKHTQFKTEA